In Mixophyes fleayi isolate aMixFle1 chromosome 3, aMixFle1.hap1, whole genome shotgun sequence, the genomic stretch ATGGCTGAGACTGTTCCACGCTCCTCTCCTCTCACCTCTTTCTACTCCGCCTGTTTCATACCAGCAAAATTGTTGTATATGTACCTCCCACATGAATTTTCCATTAGAATTAAGGGAATGTTAACTGGGATACGGCACCAACACCTGCTTTACCTGTTTCAAATGCCCCAGCAGTAAGTGGAAAGAAGAGTGCAAGATGGGACTTCACAAATATAAGGGACACAGTGGATCCGAAAAACATTGTATTGTGTACGatgttataattttatattaactCATTGAACTTCACGCAAAAATTACAGTTTAAGTTTTGTgtgaaattataatttattttagccTAGATTAATCATTCGGGATCTAGGTGGAATAAACAGCAGTAAGACAACATGCCATAGGTGAATTCATCCTAGCAAAATAAAGCTAcgcaaaatattaaaagaaaacaaaaacaatgaaattaaaagttgcaaatcaactgcaacaatcgctctgtgGTCAAATTCTAGTTGTATATCTCATGAGCCCTCTGATCCTAATTTAGGTAGAAGCGCTAATCGCTATATTATCGCTATAGTATCTCCGGATGCTAGGATGAATGCATTTTAATACATACCAAtaaaattttcattttattttctatatatctttataaCCAGTTATCCTAGAGTGCCTCGTCATATAACCTCAgtcctgtctctctctttgttagttgcttttatttttataagaaactatttcattatttttttgtatgtcatttgttaacTGATTCATCTTaaacattgtggatttattttccatataaaattacatttaataagttcaggtctctgtgtttTTATGAATTAACGTGTTAGGCATCTTGGTTTTAAaaatgctacatagttgaaacaggggAGGTCATTTGGGGTTTATGGTAACTCTAAGGAAATACATGGTGATAGATTAATTGTAACTTTTAAGGGAGAACTGgaggcttcctgagtaagagtgtcagtTCCATACAAAAAAACTTGGTGGttgcataattggtaaggcaaagttagtgtgtggcatagacagGGAAAGTTTcatcatttttaaacagaccaggtggttattattgattaaccctttgtcacacacacgccACGCATGCTCAAGTGAGTGCTGGATCAAAGGTATGAGGCTTTATACAGCAGGCCATGTTTTAATTACACTccttaaattaacagtattctgGTGGCTCTAATCAGCAATGTTATGGCTAACATGAAGGCTGATATTCAAATATATAGTCTGCTTGGTTTAAAATCATATCATGAAGTTGATTATTTAACAAATTCAGAAGTGGTGTCATGCTTCGTTCCAGCTGACGCTTACAGACATTTGAATAGTATATCCAACAtcgtatacaaatatatttaaatctctTTCCATGGTGTTTTCATAGATTATACAGTTTCAAAAGAAGAGAAAGGGATGACCTAATAAGCACTCCAGGTCCAGAAAAATAATTAGCATTGAGCTTTATTAGTACTTATTGAAAATATATGAGAATACACAACCAGGATGAAAACGGCAAATATCAAAATAAAGTGTTGAATAAAGAAGTTTAAAATTGTACACCCGGTGGTGGGGCTAATCTAACAAATATAATGCCATGCAGATCCGGAACAGACTAGTGAAAGTACCCAATAATCatgggcgggctggcccggggggcaggggggcaaccccccggccctaatagccgcctgacccagcggcccggggggtaggccggccggccgcccccccgatgcaaaatacataattCCCCCccgtggccgcatctgatgatatcagatgcgaccgtgtcagcgcacaggcggccgcatcacatgacaggggatgcggccgtgtcatcaatgatgcggccgcatcccctgtcatgtgatacagccgcctgtctgccccccgggcttccctttcccagcccgcgcctgccaatAATCCAATGGTACGTGCAGGTATTAATGGCCTGAAACATAAGTTGAAAAATTGCCCAAAAGGATGAAAACTAGCCAAACAGATAGTCCTTGAGATGTAATGGGTGTATTCATGGGGTTAAAGTATTTCTTGTAAAAACCCAGATTGTTAGATACAAAGCATCAGTTTTACGCCTATTAGATAGACAGTGATTCTCTTACATATAAACGGACTATAGGTGGCAGCAGTGTATTAGACACTGTTATTAAGATAGTATCTTGCTGTGTGGATTCAATAGGCAAAATTATAATAAAGGCTCTTATCTAACTACCTGCTCGTACAGCGGGTCACTGCTGTTCAGGAACTTAGACTAATCAGTGCTTGTGTAACTAGTTATATTCCGCTCATAGTCTGATAAATTATGTGCATATTACAACACTGTTCAAGAACTTGGACTAATAGGTGCTTATGTAACTAGTTAAATTCccctcatagggctagatttactaaactgcgggtttcaaaaagtggggatgttgcctatagcaaccaatcagattctagctttcatttatttagtatcttatacaaaatgacagctagaatctgattggttgctataggcaacatccccactttttcaaaccagcagcttagtaaatctagcccatagtctgaTAATTTATATACATGCTGCAACAGAGTTTCTCCCTGTGGTTTTCGCTGTCTATGCAGCGTAAATTGTACAGAGAGTACTTCCGCAACCAAGATGATATAATTATATGCTAATATTAGTATAGCTCGAACGGTAAAATTTCACTGTAGTCAGAATTGTCTGCTTTGGTACACTAAGTTTAGGGGTCAAACACCACTGCTAGCTGCCACGCTTCCTGTTGTGATGTCACCTAACGTGGCGTCAACCCGACGTACATTTCGCCAACGTGCTTAATCATGGGAAATTACTAGACTGCTGAGAAAGGGTCAGTTTTATAGCGCTTACAGCCAATCAGCATATTTCTCATTATGGTAGTGTTCTTACTAATTGTTATTGGATCTCTATGCTGGATTATGTCGTATGGGGATGCTGTAACAGTGCAGTATGTAATCCAGATATGCACatgaaaaaaagtatattttactgtgttataatACATATGTCAATAAGCTTGGGGTATAACGTTAATCCCTTAACCACCTATGCCTCACCTTAGTATTTATAAATTTATATGACAGATATACATGTAGTGTATATGAAAGTTTATGCATAAAACAGtattataattgtatatataggaaaaaatatgtatttttttaatatttatttatgttattctaaatttgtatttgtttatttatttattgtttttttgaattttttattattgtttttatattttttttatttctattatttctttattttttgttttttaggtttttaattatttagtactattaaatattacatatgagtattttatattatattatgtatttataatattaatttacTTATAATTCTGTAATTGTATAGAATTACTAAATTGTGTCATATAAGTATTTTCATTATATTTCTTGTTCCATATTTGTATTGTTGATTCAAAATTCATCCACCATCAACCGTCACTATTATTGCTTCTGTTGTAAGTTTAACTAATTGGTATATTATTGTTAGTAAATTATGAATAGGTAAAAATTGGATGAAAATTATATTATCAAAGTAAGTTGTACATAATGGGTAAGTAAACAGCTAACAATCTTGTTCCATAATGTAAATACTGCAATATTAACATTGTATGCTGTCAAGGTAAGTATATACATGATGAACCAGTATACAACTATCGATCATGTTCTGTATTCTTAATACTATAGTAGTGGTAAATAAATACATGTGTTGAATTAGTGAGTGTGTCattaattatttacttatttaaaaatatactaattacaaattatactaataaaataaatacatacatgagGTGTAAATGATATCACTACCTGTTAAACACTATAATTGTTGCTGGAACAGCGTGACTGAAGTAATATTTATTGAGATAAATAGTGATTAGATCAGAGGTAAAACAAGttttcatagattgtaagcttgcgagcagggccctcttacctctctgtatgtattacccagtattgttttatcactgtttgttcccaattgtatagcgctacggaatctgctggtgatatataaataaatattgatgattatGGTGTtgttgctgtgtaaattttcATGCAGAGAATTGCAGCAATGCAAATGCAAAAATGTGCGTTGTTGCATAATATGAAGAACATCACATTTGTATGATTAAAGTTTGTTTCATATTCAGTCAATGCCTTATTATTCACTATATTTTGGCTTGAGTTACAATCGTAGTAATGTGGTTAGTCCACAAAATGAATGGGCATTATAATATTAGATAGCtaataaataaactttatataTAGTGCTGGATATTTGCATAAATGAAAAGCTGTCCTCACACCTTCAAGTTTAAAGTAGGGTACATTGGTTCTCTAAAAAGTTATAGGATATATTCTGGAGTGAAGATGACACTTACTATGTATGCTAGCAGATGTGGGATACATACATAATGTTTTACTATATAAGCAAATTACTAAACTATATGTAAAATGAAAGATATGACTACTATCTTTTGATACTGAATTGAAATGTCAGCGGAAATATTTTTCTTACAAATAGACAGTtaaaacaagtttatttttatactggATTGAAGCAATCAATGTCATTAGCAACAATTTGCAAATCATTGTGTTGTAAATtagaaataatataaattaaaaaattgtgCTATGTTCCATTTTTAGATTTGCCTTTGAGAGTAACTTGTATATTAGCTCCATATTTTCTTTTATGCTTTGTCATCTAACAGAATGCAAAGCATTGCTTGCCATTCCTATTCATTTAACTTAAAATCTGATGAATACCAACCACGGTGCTAAATAAGAAATTATGTCATTCtcattgttttaatttgttacaGTAAATTTGAGACAGTATAACTTTATCAGTATTATATTACATACGGTTTTTCAATACATCTCTTGAAAAAAGATTATgggtcatattcaattgtcggcgggattgctcagggagctgcgagctgaaatccagcgaaagATTACCgaattaacggtattagtttttccgcgctcaaacccgcggacaattgaatacccccctaaatgttcTATAtacttacataaaaaaataaaaaagttataatGTGGCAGATCACCTTTTATTTACTCAGTATGCAAAGAAACCACTTAGAAACATTTCCTATGGACAATATTTGGTCCGATTTCCTCGAATTCTGATATTTTTATCCACATTTTCTGGAAAGCGGAGAGAGATGAAAGGATGGATCCTCCCATCCATACGGCGGTCACCCGTTCAGGTGGAGTAAAGACATTCACGTGACACTCTGCAGAAACCAGCTTGGTAAGTTCTTTGGCCAGTCGCACATCAATCCCTTTAAACAGGCTTGATCCTCCTGACATGAgtatatttgaataaaatgtggTTCTGAGGTCAATGTCACATTTTGTTATTGTATTGAAACAGAGTCTGTCAATACCCGGAGCTTCCATGCCAATGTTAGCTGGTGCAAAGAGTATTTCTGGGCATCGAAACCTCTGGTTGTGAATTCTGATCACTTTTCCATCGGGAAGTTTGTATTCCACCTCCAGTTCATGTGGCTTTCTTCTCATCTCTTCATCTATATCTACTGCAGCATAGCACAGCTTCTCTTTGATGTCTCTAACGATCTCTCTTTCTGCTGAACTGACTAAAGAGGTGCCACTTTCACTCAATATCCTCATCAGGTATTCTGTTAGGTCACTCCCAGCAAGATCCAGTCTTAGCACTGCATGGGGAAGGCAGTATCCTTCAAAGATTGGCACAGAATGGGTTACACCATCTCCACTGTCCACCACACAGCCAGTTATCCTGCCAGAGCAATAAAGAGCCAACACAGCTTGGATAGCAACATACATGGCTGGTACttggaatttttcaaaaaatatttctGCCATCTTCTCTCTGTTGGAAAGTGGGTTGAGCGGTGGCTCTGTAATAAGAGCTGGTCTTTCGGATGGATTCATTTTTAAGTTGTGGAAATAGATATGTTTCCAGACAAGCTCCATGTCTTCCCAAGATGTGATAACTCCATGTTCCACAGGATACTTAATGGAAAGGATTCCCCTTTTTGCTTGTGCTTCCTCTCCAATAAAGTATTCCTTCTGGCCACCTCCAATCATGACAGACCTTGCCTTTGCCCGACCtattatgtttgtgtaaatgaaCCGTGGCTCTTTATCTCCCGACACTCCTACTTTTATCAGCCCTGAGCCATTGTCTATAACTATAGCAGGTGGAAAATCATCCATATTGGTTTCTGTAAAGGTGATCACTTCTCTTCATTGGTGACTTGTTGTCTTTATCCACATGTAACATATGTTGGCTGATAGTGATATAGAAATAAAGTATGATGTAATAACCTATGTCACAAAGGCCTCCATGTTAAGGTGATTGATGTAACAAAGACATCTCCACAACCAGCTTGTGCTAGATTACTTTGTAGTGCTAGTTGTTTACTTTTCTAACATGTATCTACAAGGCATGTTGATCATACAGCAAGGAAGGGTTGGAGTTGGTTATAAAGGATCTAGGAGTAAATCAAGTTACAAGAGCTCATGGTAGTATGcagataattatattatttagctCACATGTTTAATGCCATAAGTTTATTTGGTTAATTTACATAAGTTTATTTGGTTAGTTCACAGTTTTGTAATATTAGAAAGACAGAAATTCCCTTTTCACATAATTTTCTTTTACTAAACATAGAGTTTGACTTTGACTTGGGACTAGAAGATCCTCTGGTGAATTTAGTTCCCAGTCTACACCTGAAAACATATATACCTTCTATACCTTCTAGCCTTTTTGTGGCGGTCATCTGTAGCTATGATCATTGAGGTCTGGGGCACACTTAGGGGGTTTCCTGGTACTAAAAATCTGCCTACAGGGGACAGGCTTCCACAGCTTCTTGTAGAAGCCAATTCATTCACTTCCCTGAGTGTGCATGTGCTTGAAATGGGTAAGAGCAGCTGCTAAATAAAAAGGACTGCCTGTGACTCTGCCCATAAGCTCCACCCATGACTCCAACAAACTCCACCCATAACTCCGCCCACACATAAGTAAATTCTGTCTGAGTTATCTGCCTGCTCCCTGGGGCTGCTTTTTAAAGAATGAGTTAAGTCACCCATCGGCAACCAGTGGTATGCAAGAAAATTTTAAGTGGCACCCAAGTGTGCCAGGATGTGGGGTGCGCCACTCGTGACCCCCATGGTGCAGCAATCAACATCAATGGCAACATACCATGGCTGCAGGCCTAGTGGATACACTGATAGAGCAGCAGTGGGGGTCCTTCTTGCTGCTCTGTCTGTCTCATCTCAGTGTCACGTGACTGTTACAGAtacatggtacacagtggaggcTGGCTGcgtctgcaaagatcttgtgtaTGGAGTGCGCTGTTGGAGAGTCAGGCAGAAGGGTAATGTtgttacactggtgggcatatGGACAAGTAAGTGCAAAGCTGGTAGGCTGGGGTGACATGTGTGAGAAAATCTGTTAGGCAGTGTGGGGTTTTAAGCTAAAAAAGCTTCTAGGCAGGGAAGTATGTGTGATGAAGCTAGTAGGCAGagggtggcatatgtgagatAAGCTGGTGAGCAGATgggcatgtttgagaaaagctggtgagcagaatGTTACATGTGAAAGAAAAGTTGGTGGGCACAGGGCaggtgagagaaaagctggtgggcaggagaCATGTGTCAGAAAAACCTGGTGGACAGATGGTATGCGTGAGAAAAGCTGTTTGACGGGGGGTCAAGTAAGGGgaaagctggtaggcagatggACATGTGTAAGAAAACCTTAACCTGGCGGCTATGGTGCATGTGAGATAGGCTCTTGGGGGTTGGAGTGTGTGTGAGAAAAACTGATGGGCTAATTGGTATGTGTAAGAAATGCTGGTAGGCAGGGAACATGTGTGAGAAAAACTTGTGGACAGGAGGCATGtatgagaaaagctggtgtgaaGCGAACATATGTAAGATAaactagtgggcagatgggcatatatgagaaaagctggtgaacaGGGAGTGACGTGTGAGAAAAGCTTGTGAACAGAGGACATGTGtcagaaaagctggtgggcattgggTCATGTAagaaaaaagctggtgggcagatgggcataTATAAGAAAAGCTGGCAGTAGCTGACGTGAGACAATCTCTTGGGGGTAAGGGGCATGTTTGAGAAAAAGCTGGTTGGAATGGGACATGTATGAGAAAAGCTGGGGAGCAGATGGGCTTGTGTAATTAAATCTGGTGGGCAGGTGTTTGATATTAGTGTGACCTGTGAATACTGATCAGTGTGCACCAgatgtgatgtcagtgtgacctgcatatagtgatcagtgtataccaggggctggctggcaagttttagtccaaggggaggggggagagactcatgaagcagcctattaggaacattgtaaagaaaaaaaatgtgggtggcccagtgacccagcccaaggtagcccactatgggaccggcccaaagGGCAGATACCCCCCAGCCCAGCAACTAGTGAGTGTGacctgtatatagtgtgtaccAAGTGTGTGATATCTGTGTGATACGTGTACAGTGATCAGTTTGTATCAGTTGTATGGTACCAGTGTAACCTGTACCACTGTACAGTACATAACGATGTAACCAGTATGTATAATAAATAGTGTATGTGCTGGTTTATTGCAATaaactatttttgttttgtttcaaaatctaacatttggaggcCCCTCTAGAATTCCTGTATTTGCCCCTCGGTAGCAATGGAGCCTGGTCAGCATTCTTCATTATGCATCAGtatatctggactgcagccttgcagccagccaagaggaagaaataattattatttctattttacaaaAGTCAAGCGTGTGTGGGTTTAAGAAGTGGGTACTGGCGGGAAGAGGGGCAGTAGACTGAAACTTTGCCTAGTGCTCTGAGAAAGCTTGCACTGGctctgtcctctcctcctccacctctttcCTCACAGCGCACAACAGCATCCTACACGGTGTAGTGCTGTTCTTCATATTGGGGCTTCTCAC encodes the following:
- the ACTRT3 gene encoding actin-related protein T3, with amino-acid sequence MDDFPPAIVIDNGSGLIKVGVSGDKEPRFIYTNIIGRAKARSVMIGGGQKEYFIGEEAQAKRGILSIKYPVEHGVITSWEDMELVWKHIYFHNLKMNPSERPALITEPPLNPLSNREKMAEIFFEKFQVPAMYVAIQAVLALYCSGRITGCVVDSGDGVTHSVPIFEGYCLPHAVLRLDLAGSDLTEYLMRILSESGTSLVSSAEREIVRDIKEKLCYAAVDIDEEMRRKPHELEVEYKLPDGKVIRIHNQRFRCPEILFAPANIGMEAPGIDRLCFNTITKCDIDLRTTFYSNILMSGGSSLFKGIDVRLAKELTKLVSAECHVNVFTPPERVTAVWMGGSILSSLSAFQKMWIKISEFEEIGPNIVHRKCF